One Primulina huaijiensis isolate GDHJ02 chromosome 8, ASM1229523v2, whole genome shotgun sequence genomic region harbors:
- the LOC140982421 gene encoding protein METHYLENE BLUE SENSITIVITY 1-like — MTGKAKPKKHTAKEIASKVDAATTNRGGGKAGLADRSGLDKGGHAKLECPLCKTTAPDMKSMQIHHEARHPKIPFDESSLGNLHAGADTSKPKPWVRGSHKK, encoded by the coding sequence ATGACTGGCAAGGCCAAGCCCAAGAAGCACACGGCCAAGGAGATTGCTTCCAAAGTCGACGCTGCTACGACCAACCGCGGCGGAGGGAAGGCGGGCCTCGCCGATCGTTCCGGACTGGATAAAGGTGGACACGCTAAACTCGAGTGCCCCCTCTGCAAGACCACTGCACCCGACATGAAGTCTATGCAGATTCACCACGAAGCGCGCCACCCCAAGATCCCCTTTGACGAATCCTCGCTCGGAAATCTTCACGCCGGAGCCGATACTTCCAAGCCTAAGCCCTGGGTGCGAGGCAGCCACAAGAAGTGA
- the LOC140982102 gene encoding uncharacterized protein, whose product MEERESSTGSKSPTVVEELQELRQKMRVLEGQMEGRSRSQVVIKGCPFSEAIVREPLPSNFKSAKIRDYDGNADSEEHLARFKNMAMLHYYPDRIKCKVFLTTLVDSAQRWFEGLAPQSIHSFEDFQEVFLHQFSSSKKYKKTAFSLFEVKQSPKESLRDYIRRFNRVALDVPSCAPETKTTAFTQGLREGEFFRSLTKKTPEDFEDLLGRA is encoded by the coding sequence ATGGAGGAAAGAGAATCTAGTACCGGGTCCAAGTCCCCGACTGTGGTGGAGGAGTTGCAAGAGTTGAGACAGAAGATGAGGGTGTTGGAGGGACAGATGGAGGGTAGAAGTCGTTCCCAGGTAGTTATTAAAGGATGCCCGTTTTCTGAAGCTattgtccgggaacctcttccTAGTAACTTTAAGTCTGCCAAAATTAGAGATTATGATGGCAATGCAGATTCCGAGGAACACCTGGCCAGGTTCAAGAATATGGCCATGTTGCACTATTATCCTGACAGAATTAAGTGCAAGGTATTCTTGACCACTCTAGTTGACTCAGCGCAGAGGTGGTTTGAGGGATTGGCCCCTCAAAGTATCCATTCCTTTGAGGATTTTCAGGAGGTGTTTTTACACCAATTTAGTAGCAGTAAGAAATACAAAAAGACTGCATTTAGTCTTTTTGAAGTTAAACAAAGTCCGAAGGAGAGTTTGAGGGATTATATTCGAAGGTTTAACagagtggctttggatgtcCCTTCTTGTGCCCCTGAGACTAAGACAACTGCATTCACCCAGGGgttgagggagggtgaatttttcCGGTCACTAACAAAGAAGACGCCTGAGGACTTTGAAGATTTGCTAGGCCGGGCATAA
- the LOC140982101 gene encoding uncharacterized protein, whose product MISKGFTDGDSNRARNSRSRRDCMEVEGVSKNEVVISFGPEDLKGVNFSHNDALVIQARVANYDIIRVFVDSGSSANVIFKEALIYMDLQGYHLEAVDTSLFGFSGHVIYPEGEIVLPLTLGTRELKKTVMTTFTMVDALSSYNIILGPEAMNELRVVASTYHQKIKFPVGSRVGEVRGDRPSF is encoded by the coding sequence ATGATATCTAAAGGTTTCACTGATGGTGATTCTAATCGGGCTAGAAATTCGAGAAGTAGAAGAGATTGTATGGAGGTGGAAGGGGTGAGCAAGAACGAGGTAGTGATTAGCTTTGGCCCTGAAGATTTGAAAGGTGTCAATTTTTCCCACAATGATGCCCTGGTAATTCAAGCCAGGGTAGCAAATTATGACATTATAAGGGTTTTTGTGGACTCGGGCAGTTCTGCCAATGTTATTTTCAAGGAGGCCCTCATATATATGGATTTGCAGGGATATCATTTGGAAGCAGTGGACACATCACTTTTTGGATTTTCTGGCCATGTTATTTATCCCGAGGGGGAGATTGTCTTGCCCTTGACTCTGGGTACCAGGGAATTGAAGAAGACGGTGATGACTACTTTCACTATGGTGGATGCCCTgtcatcatataatatcatcttGGGGCCGGAGGCCATGAATGAGCTAAGGGTCGTAGCATCCACTTACCACCAAAAGATTAAGTTCCCTGTGGGAAGCCGAGTAGGTGAAGTCCGGGGAGATCGACCTTCTTTTTGA